Part of the Moorella sp. E308F genome, ACTCGGGACGCCTGGCCCTGCAGACCGCCCGGCCGTGGTGGATTAGCAAGTGGTGGGCTTCACCGCGGGTACCGGGGGGCAGAATAGCCATAAGCTGCTTTTCTGTTTCCAGGACATTACCGGCACGTGCCAGACCCAGGCGGTTGGCCACCCGGAAAACATGGGTGTCGACGGCGATGACATCCCGGCCATAGGCGTTGCTCAGGACCACATTGGCCACCTTCCGCCCTACCCCGGGGAGGCGCAGGAGGTCCTCAAGTTTATCCGGAACCCGGCCGCCATACTCCCTGACCAGGGTCCGGCAGGCAGCCACCAGGTGGGCGGCCTTCATCCGGTACAGGCCCAGGCTTTTAATACAGGCAGCAACCTCTTCCGGGTCTGCCGCCGCCAGGGCCGCCGGGGTGGGATAACGCCGGAAAAGCTCCGCTGTCACCTTGTTTACCTGGTCATCGGTGGTTTGGGCCGAGAGAATGGCCGCCACCAGGAGTTCAAAGGGATTTCTGTATTTAAGGCGCGACCGCGCCCCCGGGTAAGCGGCTCGTAAAGCCTTGAGAATTGCTTCTACTCTACCCTTTTGCATAACCACTTACTCCTTGATAAAAAATAGTTACAAACGAAAGGAGGAAGCTGCCATGCTCAGCGCGGAAGTAAGCCTTTACCCGCAAAAGACAGCCCGGGCCAGTGAGATTATCAACGACTCCCTCCAGTCCCTGGCCCAGCAGGGCGTTAGCTACAATGTCGGCCCCATCAGTACCGAAATCCACGGTAAGGAAGAACAGGTCTGGGCCGGTATCCGTTCCCTTTTCGACCGGGCCAGTTCGGCAGGCGAGGTCAGCATGGTCGTTACCCTTTCCAATGCGGCCCGTAAAGGCTGAACTCCCTTTCCGGAATCAAAAAGCCGGTGTATATCATATACAGCCGGCTTTTTGATATGCTCAGCAGGGTCATTGCTATTTACTGACAGGCCCGGCCTCCAGGATGCCGGTCGGTACGTCCTTGAATTTGGCAAAATTCTCTTTAAAGAGGCCGGCCAGCTTGCGGGCCATGGCATCATATTTTTCCGGTTCCGCCCAGGTGTTGCGGGGATTGAGGATTTCCGCCGGAACTCCGGGGCAGGCTTTAGGTACAAGGAAGCCGAAGACCGGGTCGGGGGTAAATTCCACCTCATCCAGTTCGCCGTTTAAAGCCGCCCGGACCATGGCGCGGGTATGGGGCAGGCTCATGCGCCGGCCGGTGCCGTAGGGTCCCCCTGTCCAGCCGGTATTGACCAGGTAAACGCTGGCGTTGTGCTTGGCTATCCTTTCCCCCAGGAGGTTGGCGTAAACCATGGGCGACCGGGGCAGGAAGGGCGCCCCGAAACAGGTGGAAAAGGTGGCCTGGGGGTCGGTGATACCCCGCTCGGTGCCGGCCAGCTTGCTGGTATAACCGGACAGGAAATGGTACATGGCCTGTTCCCGGGTCAGTTTGGCTATGGGCGGCATAACGCCAAAGGCGTCAGCGGTGAGGAAAACTATCGACCGGGGATGGCCGCCCACCCCCGGGATTACGGCGTTGGGGATGAAATCTACCGGATAGGCAGCGCGGGTGTTTTCCGTCAGGGCATCGCTGTCGTAATCAATGGTCCGGCACTCGGGGTCTACAACAACATTCTCCAGGACGCTGCCGAAACGGATAGCGTTCCAGATCTGGGGCTCGTGCTCGGCGGAGAGCTTGATGCACTTGGCGTAGCAACCGCCTTCAAAGTTAAAAATCCCTTTATCCGACCAGCCATGCTCATCGTCGCCAATGAGGTAGCGTTCCGGATCGGCCGACAGGGTAGTCTTGCCGGTGCCGGAAAGGCCGAAAAACAGGGCCGTATCGCCTGCCGGCCCCATGTTGGCCGAGCAGTGCATGGGACAAACTCCTTGCTCCGGCAGCAAATAGTTCATAACGGTAAAGATGGATTTTTTCATCTCGCCGGCATAGGAGGTACCGCCGATGATGACCAGCCGCCGGTCAAAGTTTAAAATAATAAAGGCTTCGGAACGGGTACCGTCTTCCTCCGGAATGGCCTTGAAGCCCGGAGCGCAGATAACGGTAAACCGGGGCTCATGGCCGGCCAGTTCTTCCGCCGTCGGCCTGATAAAAAGCTGGTGGACAAACAGGTTCTGCCAGGCATACTGGTTGACGATCCTGATGGGCATGCGGTAGGCAGGATCAGCCCCGACAAAGCCGTCAAAAACAAAGAGTTCCTTTCCCTGGAGGTAGGCCGTCAGGCGACTGTAAAGGCGCTCAAAGGTCGCTTCGCTCACAGGCTGGTTGACGCCACCCCAGCTGATGCTGTCGTGAACGGCGGGTGTGTCCACGATAAACCTGTCGTTAGGGGAACGGCCGGTATACTTGCCTGTATTCACGCTTAATGCCCCGCTGGGAGCCAGGATGCCCTCTCCCCGCGCCAGGGCTATTTCAACCAGCCGGGCCACCGGCAGGTTGCGGTAAACAGTACCGGGATTAATGAGGCCTAATCGCTCTAAACCATAAGTACTGCCCATAAACTCTCCCTTCCTTCTCCCTCTATAATCTTTAGCAATATACCACAGGGGCTGAAGGAAGGTCAACAGAATCAATGCATGTATACTGTACACCTTTAACGCGAATCCGGGGCACTGCTGTTGCCCCTGCTATGGTCGCAATATTTTTACCGATAAGCCGCCCTGCCGGCCGCCAGGACGCCGTTGCCGGCGACAAAGTAGGCCAGGCGCAGGGCTTCCCGGATCTCCTCTTCGCTGGCGCCGAGCTCCCGGGCCTGTTTAGCCAGGACGGCTACCCCTTCGCCGGCGCCGTGGGCGGCGTCCAGGGCCAGGGTGATGAGGGTCTTGGTCTTGGCGTCCAGGGCGCCGGGGGCCATGGCCGTTTCCGCTACAGCTTTAACAGCCCGGTAAAACTCCGGATCCCGCTCCGATAGGGCTTCAATAAAGGGTGGTAAGGGCATCTGTATCACCTTCCTCTATTAAGATGCGGGGTGTAGGAGGGATGGCAACTTGGTAGGAACGGGTCAAGTCCGTCATCGATTAACACCTCCCTGTTCCCCTCGTTTTTATGTTCTCCCTGCGGGTACAAAATCCTGCCAAGGTATAAAAATGCCGTACCGGCCTTTTTATATCTGATAAGTAAGTAAGTAAGTAACTAGTTGAAATCTCACAGCTATGAAGGGCTTACATATAAGCACTATTTTATACCTTTACACCCCCAGCCAGATAAGTTTTTAGGGCCAGGAGCAGAATGCCGGCCTCGGCGGCGTGGTAGGGCCAGGGGTGACCCCGGGCGATAATATTCTCCTCCAGCCCTTCCACATACTGGCGCACCCGCCAGCGGTCTTCCATGAGGGCGGCGGTATAGACTACCAGCGTGGTGATAAAATTCTCCGGCGCCGTCTGCCGGTACCAATGGGGATAATTCCGCAGGAAATTGGCGTACAGGCGCCTGGCAGCCTCTTCCCGGGGCGTGAGGACGCCGGTTATAATGGGAAAGAGCTGCGCCATGGCATCCGGATACCACTTTTTCCAGTTGGGCCGCCGGCGCAGGCCGGCGCGGTAAATAGCCGGGCAGTAGCCGCCATCGAGAAGCATCTTAGCCTGGATGGCATCTTTTACTCTTGCGGCCAGGGCTGCATATCTACCGGCTTCTTGGGCGTACTTACTGACCTTTTTCTCCCCCTCCGCCTCCAGGTGTCCGTTTGGCATCCGTGCTTCTCCGGCGTACCCCCTTACGCGCGCCAGCAGCCAGGCGTAATCTTTTAACCCCTGATAGACCTCACAGTTGTCCATCAGGTACTTCACCCGCCAGTCCGGCCGGGCCACGGTGAGGTTATCCCGCTGGAGGGTCGCCAGTATGGCCCCAGCCACCAGGTCCAGCTCCGGCCTGTGGTCCTCCACCCAGGCCCTGTCGCCGCTACTCTCGTAATAAAGCCGCACCAGGGTGAGGAAGGTGGCAGCGTAAGAATCAGAGGAATCATAGGTGCAGGCCGGAACCTCCGCGCCCCTCTCATCCAGGTAATAATCGTAGACGGTACCCGTGACGCCGTAGCGGTCCGGCCTTTCCAGGCGGGACAGGTACCAGTCCAGGTAGGCCCGCACCCGCGGTAGACTCAATCCCCAGGCCGCCAGGCCGTAGAGGGCCAGATGGGCAAAGTAGGGAACAATTT contains:
- a CDS encoding carboxymuconolactone decarboxylase family protein; this translates as MPLPPFIEALSERDPEFYRAVKAVAETAMAPGALDAKTKTLITLALDAAHGAGEGVAVLAKQARELGASEEEIREALRLAYFVAGNGVLAAGRAAYR
- the pckA gene encoding phosphoenolpyruvate carboxykinase (ATP), whose protein sequence is MGSTYGLERLGLINPGTVYRNLPVARLVEIALARGEGILAPSGALSVNTGKYTGRSPNDRFIVDTPAVHDSISWGGVNQPVSEATFERLYSRLTAYLQGKELFVFDGFVGADPAYRMPIRIVNQYAWQNLFVHQLFIRPTAEELAGHEPRFTVICAPGFKAIPEEDGTRSEAFIILNFDRRLVIIGGTSYAGEMKKSIFTVMNYLLPEQGVCPMHCSANMGPAGDTALFFGLSGTGKTTLSADPERYLIGDDEHGWSDKGIFNFEGGCYAKCIKLSAEHEPQIWNAIRFGSVLENVVVDPECRTIDYDSDALTENTRAAYPVDFIPNAVIPGVGGHPRSIVFLTADAFGVMPPIAKLTREQAMYHFLSGYTSKLAGTERGITDPQATFSTCFGAPFLPRSPMVYANLLGERIAKHNASVYLVNTGWTGGPYGTGRRMSLPHTRAMVRAALNGELDEVEFTPDPVFGFLVPKACPGVPAEILNPRNTWAEPEKYDAMARKLAGLFKENFAKFKDVPTGILEAGPVSK
- a CDS encoding YkoF family thiamine/hydroxymethylpyrimidine-binding protein encodes the protein MLSAEVSLYPQKTARASEIINDSLQSLAQQGVSYNVGPISTEIHGKEEQVWAGIRSLFDRASSAGEVSMVVTLSNAARKG
- the nth gene encoding endonuclease III produces the protein MQKGRVEAILKALRAAYPGARSRLKYRNPFELLVAAILSAQTTDDQVNKVTAELFRRYPTPAALAAADPEEVAACIKSLGLYRMKAAHLVAACRTLVREYGGRVPDKLEDLLRLPGVGRKVANVVLSNAYGRDVIAVDTHVFRVANRLGLARAGNVLETEKQLMAILPPGTRGEAHHLLIHHGRAVCRARRPECRQCVVSSYCSDADHKSLGKASQ